In one window of Thermodesulfobacteriota bacterium DNA:
- the hslV gene encoding ATP-dependent protease subunit HslV translates to MEFHGTTIIAVRRDGRVAIAGDGQVTLGATVMKKGAVKVRRLLEGKVLAGFAGSTADAMTLFDKFEAKLEAARGNITRAVIELAKDWRTDRILRRLEALLVVADREHTFVISGNGDVIEPEEGIAAIGSGGAFALAAAKMLARHTALDARTIAEEALKTAAEICIYTNNNITVEELS, encoded by the coding sequence ATCGAGTTTCACGGGACTACGATCATAGCCGTCCGGAGGGACGGCAGGGTGGCCATAGCCGGGGACGGGCAGGTCACGCTCGGCGCGACGGTCATGAAGAAGGGGGCAGTCAAGGTGCGCCGCCTCCTTGAAGGGAAAGTGCTCGCCGGGTTCGCGGGCTCTACAGCCGACGCCATGACGCTATTCGACAAGTTCGAGGCCAAGCTCGAGGCCGCAAGGGGTAACATCACCAGGGCCGTAATAGAGCTCGCGAAGGACTGGCGGACCGACAGGATACTCCGGAGGCTCGAGGCCCTTCTGGTGGTGGCGGACAGGGAGCATACATTCGTCATCTCCGGTAACGGCGACGTCATCGAGCCCGAGGAGGGGATAGCGGCCATAGGCTCTGGCGGCGCGTTCGCCCTGGCCGCGGCAAAGATGCTCGCGAGGCACACGGCCCTGGACGCCAGGACCATAGCGGAGGAGGCCCTTAAGACAGCCGCCGAGATATGCATCTATACGAATAATAATATAACAGTCGAGGAGTTGTCTTAA
- the hslU gene encoding ATP-dependent protease ATPase subunit HslU yields MKSFTPREIVSELDKFIIGQKLAKRAVAIALRNRWRRQQVRADLRDEIYPKNIIMIGPTGVGKTEISRRLAKLAQAPFIKVEASKFTEVGYVGRDVESIIRDLAELAVKMVKDEERVRVRVKAKDLAEERILDLLLPPATVSPLQVADHEKIAKEREAQKSTREKLRLLLREGKLDDKEIEVETSEQQKMPSIEILSSQGGLEDMDMNLKDMFSNIFPKKTRRRKVKVPDARELLINEESQRLIDMEKVTKEAVERVEQSGIVFIDEIDKIAGRQSGQTPDVSREGVQRDLLPIVEGSTVNTKHGMVKTDHILFIASGAFHIAKPSDLIPEFQGRFPIRVELGPLGEEDFIRILTEPENALLKQYKALLETEGIEVEYTDDGVREIASIATIVNDRMENIGARRLHTVMERVFDEISFNAPDMAEKKVVIDREYVSSRLSDIVKDEDLSRYIL; encoded by the coding sequence ATGAAAAGCTTTACCCCAAGGGAAATAGTATCGGAGTTGGATAAGTTCATCATAGGCCAGAAGCTCGCCAAGCGGGCCGTGGCCATAGCTCTCAGGAACCGCTGGCGCCGCCAGCAGGTGAGGGCCGACCTCCGGGACGAGATATACCCCAAGAACATAATAATGATAGGCCCCACGGGCGTCGGCAAGACCGAGATATCGAGGAGGCTCGCGAAGCTCGCACAGGCCCCGTTCATAAAGGTGGAGGCGAGCAAGTTCACCGAGGTCGGCTACGTGGGCCGGGACGTCGAGAGCATAATAAGGGACCTTGCCGAGCTTGCGGTCAAGATGGTGAAGGACGAGGAGAGGGTCAGGGTAAGGGTGAAGGCCAAGGACCTGGCCGAGGAGAGGATCCTCGACCTCCTCCTTCCGCCCGCGACGGTCTCTCCGCTCCAGGTCGCCGACCACGAGAAGATAGCCAAGGAGCGGGAGGCGCAGAAGTCCACGCGCGAGAAGCTCCGTTTGCTGCTACGCGAAGGCAAGCTCGACGACAAGGAGATAGAGGTAGAGACCAGCGAGCAGCAGAAGATGCCCTCAATAGAGATACTTTCGTCCCAGGGCGGGTTGGAGGATATGGACATGAACCTCAAGGACATGTTCTCGAACATCTTCCCGAAGAAGACACGGAGGCGGAAGGTCAAGGTCCCCGACGCCAGGGAGCTACTCATAAACGAGGAGAGCCAGCGCCTCATCGACATGGAGAAGGTCACGAAGGAGGCGGTCGAGAGGGTCGAGCAGTCGGGCATCGTCTTCATAGACGAGATAGACAAGATAGCGGGCCGCCAGTCCGGGCAGACCCCGGACGTATCCAGGGAAGGCGTGCAGAGGGACCTCCTCCCCATAGTAGAGGGCTCGACCGTCAACACCAAGCACGGCATGGTAAAGACCGACCACATACTCTTCATCGCCTCGGGCGCGTTCCACATAGCCAAGCCCTCTGACCTCATACCCGAGTTCCAGGGCCGCTTCCCCATAAGGGTCGAGCTCGGCCCGCTCGGCGAGGAGGACTTCATAAGGATACTCACCGAGCCGGAGAACGCGCTCCTCAAGCAGTACAAGGCGCTCCTCGAGACAGAGGGCATAGAGGTGGAATACACCGACGACGGCGTGAGGGAGATAGCCTCCATCGCGACGATAGTGAACGACAGGATGGAGAACATAGGCGCGCGGAGGCTCCACACCGTGATGGAGAGGGTCTTCGACGAGATATCCTTCAACGCGCCGGACATGGCCGAGAAGAAGGTGGTCATAGACCGGGAGTACGTGAGCAGCAGGCTCTCGGACATTGTGAAGGACGAAGACCTGTCGAGGTACATCCTGTAA
- the argB gene encoding acetylglutamate kinase produces the protein MQKNIEKIRTLFESLPYIRKFFNKTVVIKYGGHAMIDDALKKSFARDIVLMKYVGINPVIVHGGGPQIGGLLARLGKESRFVKGIRVTDNETMDVVEMVLVGKINKEIVGLINHFGGKAVGLGGKDGGLIKAKRLNIKGEEMGYVGDVEAIDPGVLAVLEESDFIPVIAPVGGDEEGTSFNINADTVAGKIASALNAEKLILLTDVAGVLDKDKKLISSLTLSEARALITKKIAVGGMIPKLQCCMEAVVSGVKRAHIIDGRVEHAVLLEVFTDAGVGTAIGLKK, from the coding sequence GTGCAGAAGAACATTGAAAAGATACGCACACTTTTCGAATCGCTTCCGTACATAAGGAAGTTCTTCAACAAGACCGTGGTCATAAAGTACGGCGGCCACGCAATGATAGACGACGCCCTCAAGAAGAGCTTCGCCAGGGACATCGTCCTCATGAAGTACGTCGGCATAAACCCGGTCATAGTGCACGGGGGCGGGCCGCAGATAGGCGGGCTCCTTGCGAGGCTCGGCAAGGAGTCGAGGTTCGTAAAGGGCATACGCGTGACCGACAACGAGACAATGGACGTCGTGGAGATGGTCCTCGTCGGGAAGATAAATAAGGAGATAGTCGGGCTCATAAACCACTTCGGCGGCAAGGCCGTGGGCCTCGGCGGCAAGGACGGCGGGCTCATAAAGGCCAAGAGGCTCAATATAAAAGGCGAGGAGATGGGCTACGTCGGCGACGTAGAGGCCATAGACCCGGGTGTGCTCGCGGTCCTTGAAGAGAGCGACTTTATTCCGGTAATCGCCCCGGTAGGCGGAGACGAGGAAGGGACGAGCTTCAACATAAACGCCGACACGGTAGCCGGGAAGATCGCATCGGCCCTGAACGCCGAGAAGCTCATCCTCCTTACGGATGTTGCCGGCGTGCTCGACAAGGACAAGAAGCTCATATCCTCACTTACCCTTTCAGAGGCGCGGGCGCTAATTACGAAGAAGATAGCCGTGGGCGGCATGATACCCAAGCTCCAGTGCTGCATGGAGGCGGTGGTATCCGGCGTAAAGAGGGCCCATATAATCGACGGCAGGGTCGAGCACGCGGTGCTGTTGGAGGTATTCACTGACGCAGGGGTGGGCACGGCGATAGGGCTCAAGAAGTAA